From Tripterygium wilfordii isolate XIE 37 chromosome 13, ASM1340144v1, whole genome shotgun sequence, the proteins below share one genomic window:
- the LOC120012710 gene encoding 7-hydroxymethyl chlorophyll a reductase, chloroplastic isoform X1 — translation MSALPLSLSIVSSSASIPSSNKDDSSKKTVKLREDWRQRSRPVPPGGTYPAKDHCSRCGLCDTYYIAHVKNACAFLGEGMSKIESLEPVVHGRGRRKDSMDEMYLGVHERLLYARKTKPVEGAQWTGIVTTIAVEMLKAGMVEAVICVQSDPEDRLSPRPVLARTPDEVLAARGVKPTLSPNLNTLALVEASGVKRLLFCGVGCQVLALRSVEQYLNLEKLYVLGTNCVDNGTREGLDKFLKSASSEPETVLHYEFMQDYKVHLKHLDGHIEEVPYFSLPANELVDVIAPSCYSCFDYSNGLADLVVGYMGVPKYPGISMTNHLQYVTVRNERGREMLSLVENLLEVTPTTSSGDRRPFVMETVKADDNAKLGKGPSKPAPKFIGNLIAFVLNLIGPKGLEFARYSLDYHTIRNYLYTNRAWGKQRADRHMPSYAKKIVDMYNQNGQIDQMLSSK, via the exons ATGTCTGCACTCCCTCTTTCCCTCTCCATCGTTTCTTCTTCAGCTTCAATTCCTTCCTCCAATAAAG ACGACAGCTCAAAAAAGACAGTGAAGCTCAGAGAGGACTGGAGACAGCGCTCAAGACCCGTTCCACCAGGAGGCACCTATCCTGCCAAAGATCACTGCAG TCGATGCGGGTTGTGTGATACATATTACATTGCTCATGTGAAGAATGCTTGTGCTTTCCTGGGAGAGGGAATGTCTAAAATTGAG AGCTTGGAGCCTGTGGTCCATGGTAGGGGGAGGAGAAAAGATTCAATGGATGAGATGTACCTAGGAGTGCATGAGAGGCTATTATATGCTCGCAAAACCAAGCCCGTAGAAG GAGCTCAGTGGACTGGAATAGTGACAACCATTGCAGTTGAAATGTTGAAAGCAGGGATGGTTGAGGCTGTCATATGTGTACAGAG TGATCCAGAGGACAGACTATCTCCAAGACCTGTCTTGGCCAG GACACCAGATGAAGTTTTAGCAGCTAGAGGTGTTAAGCCAACATTATCTCCTAATCTGAATACTCTAGCACTGGTTGAG GCTTCAGGTGTGAAGCGTCTTCTTTTCTGTGGTGTGGGTTGCCAAGTGCTAG CATTGAGATCTGTGGAGCAATATTTGAATTTGGAGAAGCTTTATGTGTTAGGCACCAATTGTG TAGATAATGGAACTCGAGAAGGCCTAGACAAGTTTCTAAAGTCCGCAAGTAGTGAACCAGAAACAGTTCTACATTATGAGTTTATGCAAGATTACAAG GTCCACCTCAAGCACTTGGATGGTCATATTGAAGAG GTTCCTTATTTCTCTCTACCAGCGAATGAGTTAGTTGATGTTATTGCTCCATCTTGTTACAG CTGTTTTGACTATTCAAATGGTTTAGCG GATCTGGTGGTTGGGTACATGGGTGTACCCAAATACCCTGGGATCAGCATGACAAACCATCTGCAGTATGTTACAGTCAG AAATGAACGTGGAAGAGAAATGCTGAGTCTGGTGGAAAACCTTTTGGAGGTTACTCCAACAACTAGCAGC GGTGATCGTCGACCATTTGTTATGGAGACTGTTAAGGCAGATGATAATGCCAAGTTAG GGAAGGGTCCTTCAAAACCTGCTCCGAAGTTTATTGGGAATTTGATCGCTTTTGTGCTGAACTTG ATTGGCCCAAAGGGACTGGAATTCGCCCGTTATTCCCTTGATTACCATACCATCAGGAACTATTTGTATACAAACCGTGCTTGGGGAAAACAAAG GGCTGACAGGCACATGCCTTCCTATGCCAAGAAAATTGTGGATATGTACAACCAGAATGGTCAAATAGATCAGATGCTCTCCAGTAAATGA
- the LOC120012710 gene encoding 7-hydroxymethyl chlorophyll a reductase, chloroplastic isoform X2, giving the protein MSALPLSLSIVSSSASIPSSNKDDSSKKTVKLREDWRQRSRPVPPGGTYPAKDHCSRCGLCDTYYIAHVKNACAFLGEGMSKIESLEPVVHGRGRRKDSMDEMYLGVHERLLYARKTKPVEGAQWTGIVTTIAVEMLKAGMVEAVICVQSDPEDRLSPRPVLARTPDEVLAARGVKPTLSPNLNTLALVEASGVKRLLFCGVGCQVLALRSVEQYLNLEKLYVLGTNCDNGTREGLDKFLKSASSEPETVLHYEFMQDYKVHLKHLDGHIEEVPYFSLPANELVDVIAPSCYSCFDYSNGLADLVVGYMGVPKYPGISMTNHLQYVTVRNERGREMLSLVENLLEVTPTTSSGDRRPFVMETVKADDNAKLGKGPSKPAPKFIGNLIAFVLNLIGPKGLEFARYSLDYHTIRNYLYTNRAWGKQRADRHMPSYAKKIVDMYNQNGQIDQMLSSK; this is encoded by the exons ATGTCTGCACTCCCTCTTTCCCTCTCCATCGTTTCTTCTTCAGCTTCAATTCCTTCCTCCAATAAAG ACGACAGCTCAAAAAAGACAGTGAAGCTCAGAGAGGACTGGAGACAGCGCTCAAGACCCGTTCCACCAGGAGGCACCTATCCTGCCAAAGATCACTGCAG TCGATGCGGGTTGTGTGATACATATTACATTGCTCATGTGAAGAATGCTTGTGCTTTCCTGGGAGAGGGAATGTCTAAAATTGAG AGCTTGGAGCCTGTGGTCCATGGTAGGGGGAGGAGAAAAGATTCAATGGATGAGATGTACCTAGGAGTGCATGAGAGGCTATTATATGCTCGCAAAACCAAGCCCGTAGAAG GAGCTCAGTGGACTGGAATAGTGACAACCATTGCAGTTGAAATGTTGAAAGCAGGGATGGTTGAGGCTGTCATATGTGTACAGAG TGATCCAGAGGACAGACTATCTCCAAGACCTGTCTTGGCCAG GACACCAGATGAAGTTTTAGCAGCTAGAGGTGTTAAGCCAACATTATCTCCTAATCTGAATACTCTAGCACTGGTTGAG GCTTCAGGTGTGAAGCGTCTTCTTTTCTGTGGTGTGGGTTGCCAAGTGCTAG CATTGAGATCTGTGGAGCAATATTTGAATTTGGAGAAGCTTTATGTGTTAGGCACCAATTGTG ATAATGGAACTCGAGAAGGCCTAGACAAGTTTCTAAAGTCCGCAAGTAGTGAACCAGAAACAGTTCTACATTATGAGTTTATGCAAGATTACAAG GTCCACCTCAAGCACTTGGATGGTCATATTGAAGAG GTTCCTTATTTCTCTCTACCAGCGAATGAGTTAGTTGATGTTATTGCTCCATCTTGTTACAG CTGTTTTGACTATTCAAATGGTTTAGCG GATCTGGTGGTTGGGTACATGGGTGTACCCAAATACCCTGGGATCAGCATGACAAACCATCTGCAGTATGTTACAGTCAG AAATGAACGTGGAAGAGAAATGCTGAGTCTGGTGGAAAACCTTTTGGAGGTTACTCCAACAACTAGCAGC GGTGATCGTCGACCATTTGTTATGGAGACTGTTAAGGCAGATGATAATGCCAAGTTAG GGAAGGGTCCTTCAAAACCTGCTCCGAAGTTTATTGGGAATTTGATCGCTTTTGTGCTGAACTTG ATTGGCCCAAAGGGACTGGAATTCGCCCGTTATTCCCTTGATTACCATACCATCAGGAACTATTTGTATACAAACCGTGCTTGGGGAAAACAAAG GGCTGACAGGCACATGCCTTCCTATGCCAAGAAAATTGTGGATATGTACAACCAGAATGGTCAAATAGATCAGATGCTCTCCAGTAAATGA
- the LOC120012366 gene encoding probable indole-3-pyruvate monooxygenase YUCCA7, producing the protein MYNTPITCLNIPNMLQTFGHQHHHLHEDLFFSRRCIWVNGPVIVGAGPSGLAVAAGLKQQGVPFIVLERANCIASLWQNRTYDRLKLHLPKQFCQLPSFPFPEDFPEYPTKYQFINYLESYAEHFNINPHFNEAVQSAKYDETFGLWRVKTVSTSASNPVEVEYICRWLVVATGENAEKVVPDFKGLKEFSGPVTHACDYKSGESCQGKSVLVVGCGNSGMEVSLDLCNHNAHPSMVVRSSVHVLPREVLGKSTFELAVTLIKWCPLWMVDKILLVLARLILGNVERYGLKRPSLGPLELKNIAGKTPVLDSGALSKIRSRDIKVVPGIKRFAPGRVELVNGENMQIDSVILATGYRSNVPSWLKDNDFFSEDGIPKNPFPNGWKGKAGLYAVGFTRRGLSGASLDAISVALDIAKRWKEETKQTRKSVTGQHRRCIHIFRAIEN; encoded by the exons ATGTATAACACTCCCATTACTTGTCTTAACATACCAAATATGTTGCAAACATTTGGtcatcagcatcatcatcttcatgaAGACTTGTTCTTCTCTAGGAGATGTATTTGGGTGAATGGACCTGTCATTGTTGGGGCTGGTCCTTCAGGCCTTGCTGTTGCAGCTGGTCTTAAACAGCAAGGTGTGCCTTTCATTGTTCTTGAAAGAGCTAACTGCATTGCCTCTCTTTGGCAAAACAGGACTTACGATCGCTTAAAGCTTCACCTCCCTAAACAATTCTGTCAATTACCCAGTTTTCCATTCCCAGAGGACTTTCCAGAGTACCCTACAAAGTATCAGTTCATTAACTATCTAGAATCATACGCAGAACACTTCAACATAAACCCACATTTCAATGAGGCAGTTCAATctgctaaatatgatgaaacTTTTGGCTTGTGGAGAGTCAAAACTGTTTCAACAAGTGCTTCAAATCCTGTTGAGGTTGAGTACATATGTAGGTGGCTTGTGGTTGCCACAGGAGAGAATGCTGAAAAAGTTGTGCCTGATTTTAAAGGTTTGAAAGAGTTTAGTGGTCCTGTAACACATGCTTGTGACTACAAATCGGGCGAAAGTTGTCAAGGAAAAAGCGTGCTTGTGGTCGGCTGTGGCAATTCAGGAATGGAAGTCTCTCTTGATCTTTGCAACCACAATGCTCATCCATCAATGGTTGTTCGAAGCTCG GTTCATGTGTTACCAAGGGAAGTTCTTGGGAAATCAACATTTGAATTAGCAGTAACTTTGATTAAATGGTGTCCACTTTGGATGGTGGACAAGATATTGTTGGTTCTTGCAAGGTTAATACTTGGAAATGTTGAGAGATATGGGTTGAAGAGGCCATCTTTAGGTCCTTTAGAGCTCAAAAACATTGCAGGAAAGACACCTGTGTTGGACAGTGGTGCCTTATCCAAAATAAGATCCAGAGATATCAAAGTTGTTCCTGGAATCAAGAGGTTTGCCCCAGGAAGAGTGGAGCTTGTTAATGGTGAAAATATGCAGATTGATTCTGTAATTTTGGCTACTGGGTATCGAAGCAATGTGCCTTCATGGCTCAAG GACAATGATTTCTTTTCTGAAGATGGAATACCCAAGAACCCATTCCCAAATGGGTGGAAAGGCAAGGCTGGACTATATGCAGTTGGGTTCACAAGAAGAGGTCTATCTGGTGCATCACTAGATGCAATTAGTGTAGCACTTGACATTGCCAAACGCTGGAAAGAAGAAACTAAGCAGACAAGGAAATCGGTCACGGGTCAGCATAGGAGATGTATTCACATTTTTAGAGCTATTGAGAACTAG
- the LOC120013496 gene encoding nuclear/nucleolar GTPase 2-like, translating into MAKKKEKRVNVSGKPKHSLDANRKDGSSANSRSAATVRRLKMYKTKPKRDSKGKVLKNDFQSHELPNTRIQPDRRWFGNTRVVNQKELEFFREELQSRMSNNYNVILKERKLPLSLLNDHQKQARVHLLDREPFEDAFGSKTKRKRPKLLAADYESLVKKASTSHDAFEQKNDANASVGTSEGDGFRDLVRHTMFEKGQSKRIWGELYKVIDSSDVVVQVLDARDPQGTRCYHLEKHLKEHCKQKHMILLLNKCDLIPAWATKGWLRALSKEYPTLAFHASINKSFGKGSLLSVLRQFARLKSDKQAISVGFVGYPNVGKSSVINTLRTKNVCKVAPIPGETKVWQYITLTKRIFLIDCPGVVYQNTDTETDIVLKGVVRVTNLEDAAEHIGEVLKRVKKEHLERAYKIKDWEDDNDFLTQLCKLTGKLLKGGEPDLVTAAKMVLHDWQRGRIPFFVPPPKREDDSSEEPSVSGINTEAVGDSNHAAAAFTAIANVISSQQQRNVPVRKDLFEDNELKEDTADQPSSDDDDDDEEDDQLSSTDDEKDDQVPVTEDD; encoded by the exons ATggcgaagaagaaagagaagagggTGAACGTATCGGGAAAACCGAAGCACTCCCTCGACGCGAATCGCAAGGATGGGAGCAGCGCCAATTCGCGTAGCGCAGCCACCGTGCGCCGCCTCAAGATGTACAAAACGAAGCCTAAGCGTGATAGCAAGGGAAAGGTGCTCAAAAACGATTTCCAGTCCCATGAGCTGCCCAACACGCGTATCCAACCAGATCGCCGATGGTTCG GGAATACACGGGTTGTGAACCAGAAAGAGCTTGAATTTTTCCGTGAAGAGCTCCAAAGCCGGATGTCAAATAACTATAATGTTATtttaaaggaaagaaaattgccATTGTCCCTCTTAAATGATCACCAGAAG CAAGCCCGAGTTCATCTTCTTGATAGAGAGCCTTTTGAAGATGCATTTGGATCTAAGACAAAGAGAAAACGCCCAAAGCTATTGGCAGCAGACTATGAGTCTTTAGTTAAAAAGGCCAGTACTTCTCATG ATGCTTTCGAACAGAAGAATGATGCTAATGCATCTGTTGGGACAAGTGAGGGTGATGGATTTAGGGACCTTGTCCGGCATACAATGTTTGAGAAGGGGCAGAGTAAACGTATATGGGGAGAACTCTACAAAGTGATAGACTCATCAGATGTTGTTGTCCAG GTTCTGGATGCAAGAGATCCACAAGGCACAAGATGTTATCACTTAGAGAAGCATCTGAAAGAGCATTGCAAGCAGAAGCACATGATTCTTCTGTTAAACAAG TGTGATCTCATTCCTGCTTGGGCTACAAAAGGATGGCTAAGAGCATTATCCAAAGAATATCCAACTTTGGCATTCCATGCGAGCATCAACAAGTCATTTGGCAAG GGTTCTCTTCTATCAGTGTTGAGACAATTTGCCCGTTTGAAAAGTGACAAGCAAGCAATATCTGTGGGATTTGTAGGCTATCCAAATGTTGGAAAGTCATCAGTCATCAACACATTGCGTACAAAGAAT GTTTGCAAGGTTGCACCTATACCTGGGGAAACAAAGGTGTGGCAGTATATAACACTCACCAAAAGGATATTCTTGATTGATTGCCCTGGGGTTGTCTACCAGAACACCGACACAGAAACAGATATTGTACTGAAGGGTGTG GTACGTGTAACAAATTTAGAGGATGCTGCGGAGCATATAGGGGAGGTATTGAAACGTGTTAAAAAAGAGCACCTAGAGAGAGCATATAAGATAAAGGACTG GGAGGATGACAATGACTTCTTAACACAATTGTGCAAGTTAACAGGCAAGCTTTTGAAG GGTGGTGAGCCCGATTTAGTGACCGCTGCAAAGATGGTTCTTCACGACTGGCAGAGGGGTAGGATACCCTTCTTTGTCCCTCCTCCAAAACGAGAAGATGATTCATCAGAGGAACCCAGTGTTAGTGGAATAAATACAGAGGCTGTCGGGGATAGTAATCATGCGGCTGCGGCTTTTACGGCCATTGCAAATGTCATTTCATCACAGCAGCAAAGAAATGTACCAGTTCGAAAGGATCTTTTTGAGGATAATGAGCTAAAAGAGGATACAGCTGACCAGCCTTCGtctgacgatgatgatgatgatgaagaagatgaccaGCTTTCCTCAACTGATGATGAGAAAGATGACCAGGTTCCAGTAACCGAGGACGATTAG
- the LOC120013584 gene encoding uncharacterized protein LOC120013584 isoform X1 produces MGSCGSKCTSEEYNKVVVRGLREKIRLLQGEIKGIMIEREREIRAYEGDTLVFAFKEAEWKQEKKRLKGEIKTLKKVLEEKEDKIREIEVVGERSNKESDGVEDDDQCQWQLQLEQMREERVWRDEAVEKWKQLYLAIKTELDDLLQRTHIHHGAFLGDRLHWSGEEEEMKRELKAKEAAVEALKARLASMEKEEYKRAREVDILRQSLRIVSHKKISQLPAKLYMC; encoded by the exons ATGGGTAGTTGTGGGAGCAAGTGCACGAGTGAGGAATACAATAAAGTGGTAGTTAGAGGGTTGAGAGAGAAGATAAGGCTTCTGCAAGGGGAAATAAAGGGGATTATGattgagagggagagagagatcaGAGCATATGAGGGAGATACGCTGGTGTTTGCATTCAAAGAAGCAGAGTGGaagcaagagaagaagagactgAAAGGTGAGATTAAGACACTGAAGAAGGttttggaagagaaagaggacaAGATCAGAGAAATTGAAGTGGTGGGAGAGAGAAGCAACAAAGAATCTGATggtgttgaagatgatgatcagTGTCAATGGCAATTGCAATTGGAGCAGATGAGGGAAGAGAGAGTGTGGCGCGACGAGGCCGTCGAGAAATGGAAGCAACTCTACCTCGCAATCAAAACAGAGCTGGATGATCTCCTTCAGAGAACTCATATTCATCATGGTGCTTTTTTAG GGGATCGATTACATTGGAGCGGAGAGGAGGAAGAGATGAAGAGAGAGTTGAAGGCAAAAGAAGCCGCCGTGGAAGCATTGAAAGCTCGATTAGCTTCAATGGAGAAAGAAGAGTACAAGAGGGCACGAGAGGTGGATATATTGAGGCAAAGTTTACGAATTGTGAGTCACAAGAAGATATCACAGCTCCCTGCAAAATTGTATATGTGTTAA
- the LOC120013584 gene encoding uncharacterized protein LOC120013584 isoform X2, whose translation MGSCGSKCTSEEYNKVVVRGLREKIRLLQGEIKGIMIEREREIRAYEGDTLVFAFKEAEWKQEKKRLKGEIKTLKKVLEEKEDKIREIEVVGERSNKESDGVEDDDQCQWQLQLEQMREERVWRDEAVEKWKQLYLAIKTELDDLLQRTHIHHGDRLHWSGEEEEMKRELKAKEAAVEALKARLASMEKEEYKRAREVDILRQSLRIVSHKKISQLPAKLYMC comes from the exons ATGGGTAGTTGTGGGAGCAAGTGCACGAGTGAGGAATACAATAAAGTGGTAGTTAGAGGGTTGAGAGAGAAGATAAGGCTTCTGCAAGGGGAAATAAAGGGGATTATGattgagagggagagagagatcaGAGCATATGAGGGAGATACGCTGGTGTTTGCATTCAAAGAAGCAGAGTGGaagcaagagaagaagagactgAAAGGTGAGATTAAGACACTGAAGAAGGttttggaagagaaagaggacaAGATCAGAGAAATTGAAGTGGTGGGAGAGAGAAGCAACAAAGAATCTGATggtgttgaagatgatgatcagTGTCAATGGCAATTGCAATTGGAGCAGATGAGGGAAGAGAGAGTGTGGCGCGACGAGGCCGTCGAGAAATGGAAGCAACTCTACCTCGCAATCAAAACAGAGCTGGATGATCTCCTTCAGAGAACTCATATTCATCATG GGGATCGATTACATTGGAGCGGAGAGGAGGAAGAGATGAAGAGAGAGTTGAAGGCAAAAGAAGCCGCCGTGGAAGCATTGAAAGCTCGATTAGCTTCAATGGAGAAAGAAGAGTACAAGAGGGCACGAGAGGTGGATATATTGAGGCAAAGTTTACGAATTGTGAGTCACAAGAAGATATCACAGCTCCCTGCAAAATTGTATATGTGTTAA
- the LOC120012096 gene encoding 60S acidic ribosomal protein P2-4-like — MKVIAAFLLAVLGGNPNPTANDLKTILGSVGAEADEDMIKLLLDQVEGKDPTELIASGREKLASVPSGGGAAVAAVAAAPASGGGGGGAAPAEEAPKKEEKVEESDDDMGFSLFD; from the exons ATGAAGGTGATTGCAGCGTTTTTGCTCGCCGTATTGGGAGGCAACCCCAACCCAACAGCCAACGATCTGAAGACCATTCTAGGATCAG TTGGAGCTGAGGCTGATGAGGACATGATTAAGCTGTTGTTGGATCAAGTAGAGGGAAAAGATCCAACAGAACTGATTGCCTCTGGTAGAGAAAAGTTGGCTTCAGTGCCTTCTGGTGGTGGCGCTGCCGTTGCAGCTGTTGCTGCAGCTCCTGcttctggtggtggtggtggtggtgccgcTCCTGCTGAAGAAGCGcctaagaaagaagagaaggttGAAGAGTCCGATGAT GATATGGGCTTTAGCCTTTTCGATTAA